CCCGTGAGGTTCCCGCCCGGCCGCGCCAGGCTATCGATCAGCCCAATCACAACCGGATCACCCCCACTCGTAAAAACGATAGGAATCGTCTTGGTAGCGTTCTTGGCGGCCAGGGCAGCGGGCGCCCCTGTCGCGACTATGACATCAACCTTGCGACGGACCAGTTCCTCAGCCACGGCCGGGAGGCGGTCGAGCTTGCCGTCCTCCGGGAATCGATACTCGATAGCAATGTTCTTTCCTTCAATATAGCCAAGCGCGCGGAGCGCCATTTTGTATCTCTCGAACTGGGCTGATCGACCAGGACCGCCTACGAGCCAGCCGATCTTAATTATCTTCGCCCGCTGCTGCGCCGCGGCGATCGCACCATACCCAAGCGGCGTCGCCATGACGGCAACCAACGTAGAAATGTTTCTCAGCGCCTCACGTCGTTTCATACCACCTCCACGCTCGCTTTTAGTTTCAGCCCGCCATGATCGGCAAAGTACAAAACTTTCTCACGCATATGCCGACCCTCACCCTTGCCCTCTCCCGCAAGCGGGCGAGGGAATCGGCGTTGGGAGTTTAAATTCACTTGACGACAATGTCATACAGAATAG
The DNA window shown above is from Deltaproteobacteria bacterium and carries:
- a CDS encoding ABC transporter substrate-binding protein, whose translation is MATPLGYGAIAAAQQRAKIIKIGWLVGGPGRSAQFERYKMALRALGYIEGKNIAIEYRFPEDGKLDRLPAVAEELVRRKVDVIVATGAPAALAAKNATKTIPIVFTSGGDPVVIGLIDSLARPGGNLTG